A genome region from Sceloporus undulatus isolate JIND9_A2432 ecotype Alabama chromosome 1, SceUnd_v1.1, whole genome shotgun sequence includes the following:
- the SDHAF4 gene encoding succinate dehydrogenase assembly factor 4, mitochondrial: MAAAAGPRLALQRLGGASLLATGEGRSVLLPRSLGSINFSTKENAESTNPPLKKPKLPVGRFDEAEESNVETEPLEKFPDDINPVTKEKGGPKGPEPTRYGDWERKGRCVDF; encoded by the exons ATGGCGGCTGCTGCTGGGCCGCGCTTGGCCTTGCAGCGCCTGGGAGGCGCCTCCCTCTTGGCCACGGGAGAAGGCC GGTCAGTTTTATTGCCCAGATCTTTGGGAAGTATTAACTTCAGCACAAAAGAAAATGCTGAATCTACCAATCCACCACTTAAGAAACCAAAATTGCCAGTAGGCCGTTTTGATGAGGCAGAAGAATCCAACGTAGAGACTGAGCCACTAGAAA AGTTTCCAGATGACATCAATCCTGTTACAAAGGAGAAAGGTGGACCCAAAGGCCCTGAACCAACTCGTTACGGAGATTGGGAACGGAAAGGACGCTGTGTAGATTTTTAA